The following coding sequences are from one Triplophysa dalaica isolate WHDGS20190420 chromosome 12, ASM1584641v1, whole genome shotgun sequence window:
- the LOC130433545 gene encoding uncharacterized protein LOC130433545 isoform X1, producing MAGICQMCFLGQVILSSFLTGTTGNRDVFSSSGEDVSLPCDNALSGCTSTVWNYNQNIRSSAVELFAKGKKKNNIKRHERLSLGSDCSLNIYKTSEEDHGMYTCQQFVYDTPYGTDKSVSLHVLHVSSTQNEMRSGSSVTLSCQLFSHENSCDTLFRTEGFQLVWVNQAGVNLHKDFRYQILLPGQCISTLTTKLLNEDNNTEWRCLLKMRKETKTTASYTVRFTGSNTVIPVTTINKATTNASETEGSKICVSLYRVIVVIVQISVFAAPTVIFLQIICARRASGNRRNAHPEDTVISTI from the exons ATGGCTGGTATCTGTCAAATGTGTTTCCTGGGACAAGTGATTCTCTCTTCTTTTCTTACAG GTACGACTGGAAACAGGGATGTGTTCAGTAGTTCAGGTGAAGATGTCTCTCTGCCCTGCGATAATGCTTTATCTGGCTGCACCTCAACTGTATGGAACTACAACCAAAATATCAGATCAAGTGCAGTAGAACTGTTTGCTAAAGGAAAAAAGAAGAATAACATAAAGAGACATGAGAGACTGAGTCTGGGGTCTGACTGCTCTCTGAACATCTATAAAACATCAGAAGAAGATCATGGAATGTACACCTGCCAACAATTTGTGTATGATACGCCATATGGAACTGATAAAAGTGTTTCactacatgttcttcatg tctCATCCACACAGAATGAGATGAGATCAGGCAGCTCTGTGACTCTCTCCTGTCAGTTGTTTTCACATGAAAACTCTTGTGATACTTTGTTTCGTACTGAAGGATTTCAGCTGGTTTGGGTGAATCAGGCTGGTGTTAATCTGCACAAAGACTTCAGATATCAGATATTGTTACCAGGACAGTGTATCAGCACTCTGACTACAAAACTTCTGAATGAAGACAACAACACAGAGTGGAGATGTCTGCTTAAAATGAGGAAAGAGACTAAGACCACAGCCAGTTATACTGTCAGGTTTACAG GTTCAAACACAGTGATTCCAGTCACAACCATAAACAAGGCAACAACAAACGCATCAGAAACTGAAGGCAGTAAGATTTGTGTGTCATTATACAGAG TGATTGTAGTGATTGTTCAGATCTCAGTATTTGCGGCTCCAACTGTGATTTTTCTCCAGATCATCTGTGCAAGAAGAGCTT caGGAAACAGAAGGAATGCTCACCCAGAAGACACAGTGATATCAACTATATAA
- the LOC130432808 gene encoding nuclear factor 7, ovary-like isoform X2, whose amino-acid sequence MDSPLSFQIKCSVCLSDFTDPVTLTCEHYFCRKCITGHMQASLGPTACPECNKPYSKDDLKSSRLLRNITSTVREHLSARRKADNTENPESKNVREPLKPSEAELVCSEHDEKLKLFCDTDQKLVCVICRDGDKHKGHMFKPLKEAAEINKGEVKTALGFLAKENRQMDYMIQQQTTLITKTEEKSKTLLAQISAQFEEMHQFLRQKEDEVKKQLQKQENKITEFMQKNRSVIDRRFMESKGKEFLLQSGLKIEQLDLFLQWWNEKGFPVIEGMKNKGSVTPEVIKYTSKVKDLTVVPDTFFLGLCETHLQFFVWKEMLGSIKPVPGILTLKNPGDSYLKVSPGGTRIRQADRMSALYKDFNPGTVSVENFKSGQHYWEVEVGEKPDWTVGIMMGEVNLKTKSAESEIQLHLKHNEGFVLSCDGRDTPLSTRDKPRKIGLYLDCERKQISFYNADNMSRMAQRNYSSKQPCCVSLVPGLYLKGENSDSLNVCIYGANTTKL is encoded by the exons ATGGATTCACCTCTGTCTTTTCAGATAAAATGTTCAGTGTGTTTGAGCGATTTTACAGATCCAGTGACTCTCACTTGTGAGCACTACTTTTGCCGAAAATGCATTACAGGCCACATGCAGGCCAGCTTGGGACCTACTGCTTGTCCAGAATGCAATAAGCCTTACAGCAAAGACGACCTGAAATCCAGCCGTCTACTGAGGAACATCACCTCGACAGTGAGAGAGCACCTTTCTGCTAGGCGTAAAGCAGATAATACAGAAAACCCTGAATCTAAAAATGTCAGAGAACCCTTAAAGCCTTCTGAAGCAGAGCTGGTATGttcagagcatgatgagaaacTCAAACTGTTCTGTGACACGGATCAGAAGCTGGTATGTGTCATCTGCAGAGATGGAGACAAACATAAAGGTCATATGTTTAAACCTTTGAAAGAGGCTGCTGAGATCAACaag GGGGAGGTAAAGACTGCTTTGGGTTTTCTTGCTAAAGAGAACAGACAGATGGATTACATGATACAGCAACAGACAACACTGATCACCAAAACTGAG GAGAAATCCAAAACCCTATTAGCTCAGATCTCTGCTCAGTTTGAAGAAATGCACCAGTTCCTGCGCCAAAAAGAGGATGAGGTGAAGAAACAGTTGCAAAAACAGGAGAATAAAATTACTGAATTCATGCAGAAGAACCGGTCAGTGATAGACAGAAGATTTATGGAGAGTAAAGGGAAGGAGTTTCTGCTGCAGTCTGGGCTGAAGATTGAACAACTCGATCTTTTTTTACAG tggTGGAATGAAAAAGGATTTCCAGTGATTGAGGGCATGAAGAACAAAGGGAGTGTGACACCAGAAGTTATCAA ATATACATCTAAGGTGAAAGATCTTACTGTGGTCCCAGACACTTTCTTCCTTGGCCTGTGTGAAACTCACCTGCAGTTTTTTGTGTGGAAAGAGATGCTCGGATCCATCAAACCAG TTCCTGGGATTTTAACTTTGAAAAATCCTGGAGATTCTTACTTAAAAGTTTCACCAGGGGGCACCAGAATCCGTCAAGCTGACAGAATGTCTGCTTTGTATAAAGACTTCAACCCTGGTACTGTTTCAGTGGAAAACTTCAAATCCGGTCAGCACTACTGGGAGGTAGAGGTTGGGGAGAAACCAGACTGGACAGTGGGGATTATGATGGGTGAAGTCAATCTGAAAACAAAGTCAGCTGAGAGTGAGATCCAACTCCACCTTAAACATAATGAAGGATTTGTCCTGTCTTGTGATGGACGGGATACTCCATTAAGTACTCGGGACAAACCAAGAAAAATAGGCTTGTATCTTGACTGTGAGAGAAAGCAGATATCTTTCTACAATGCTGACAACATGTCTAGAATGGCCCAGAGAAACTACAGCTCAAAGCAGCCCTGCTGTGTTAGTCTGGTGCCAGGACTGTACCTAAAGGGAGAGAACAGTGACTCTCTCAATGTATGCATATATGGTGCTAACACCACCAAGCTCTAA
- the LOC130433322 gene encoding uncharacterized protein LOC130433322, with protein sequence MADICQVRLLGLMILSSLLTGMTGNRDVFSSSGEDVSLPCYNALSGCTSTTWNYNQNIRLSAVELFAKGKKKNNIKRHERLSLGTDCSLNIYKTSEEDNGMYTCQQFLNDTPYGTDTSVSLHVLHVSSTQNEMRSGSSVTLSCQLFSHENSCDTLFRTEGFQLVWVNQAGVNLHTDSRYQILSQGQCISTLTTKLLNEDNNKEWRCLLKMRKETKTRASYTVRFGGTTPNPDINTSFEGTSPSDKSNNSTPVIYLGIAALAVVLAAAVLWVIFKKRANNREGTSSSVGSSVMPMVNDKNEYNGTYETINISSLPTLSTNEQTNDVTYCEVTASCKQQMIKNSVPCDDNVTYATINRAKN encoded by the exons ATGGCTGATATCTGTCAAGTACGTTTGCTGGGACTGATGATTCTTTCTTCTCTTCTTACAG GAATGACTGGAAACAGGGATGTGTTCAGTAGTTCAGGTGAAGATGTCTCTCTGCCCTGCTATAATGCTCTTTCTGGTTGCACCTCAACTACATGGAACTACAACCAAAATATCAGATTAAGTGCAGTAGAACTGTTTGCTAAAGGAAAAAAGAAGAATAACATAAAGAGACATGAGAGACTGAGTTTGGGTACTGACTGCTCTCTGAACATCTATAAAACATCAGAAGAAGATAATGGAATGTACACCTGCCAACAATTTTTGAATGATACGCCATATGGAACTGATACAAGTGTTTCactacatgttcttcatg TCTCATCCACACAGAATGAGATGAGATCAGGCAGCTCTGTGACTCTCTCCTGTCAGTTGTTTTCACATGAAAACTCTTGTGATACTTTGTTTCGTACTGAAGGATTTCAGCTGGTTTGGGTGAATCAGGCTGGTGTTAATCTGCAcacagactccagatatcagatATTGTCACAAGGACAGTGTATCAGCACTCTGACTACAAAACTTCTGAATGAAGACAACAACAAAGAGTGGAGATGTCTGCTTAAAATGAGGAAAGAGACTAAGACCAGAGCCAGTTATACTGTCAGGTTTGGAG GGACAACACCAAATCCAGACATCAACACAAGCTTTGAAGGTACCTCGCCTTCAGACAAATCAAATAATTCTACACCAG TGATTTATCTTGGGATCGCTGCTTTAGCTGTTGTTCTTGCTGCTGCTGTTCTGTGGgtgatctttaaaaaaagggcTA ATAATAGAGAGGGCACATCCAGCTCTGTGGGGAGTTCAGTAATGCCAATG GTTAATGATAAGAATGAATATAATGGGACATATGAAACAATCAACATTTCCAGCCTCCCTACTCTAAGCACCAAC GAGCAAACAAATGATGTGACTTATTGTGAGGTTACTGCTTCCTGTAAACAGCAAATGATAAAGAACAGT GTTCCTTGTGATGATAATGTGACATATGCCACCATCAACAGAGCAAAGAATTAA
- the LOC130432809 gene encoding zinc-binding protein A33-like: MASKMSSHLTCPVCLCLFNDPTVLPCEHTFCRLCILSCLESGATRCPECRQNFTKQDLKGNRALRNLVDDVQQEQKKNEVKKQQHNAKNTHAVLCSEHEEPLKLFCEDDQKLVCLICREGEKHSGHSFKPVKEAVAAYENVAIQALSFIHDENKQVGEMIFYQMNEITKSKERGNNLEERIHAQFKKMHDFLREKEEIMIKLLQRESDSAEVTMKQNASLLGDLQINGNQVMSCLESGLKCTQPETFLQWWSEEGSDVVKNITATDNKDITPFFQAQFRSRLYGNHVISDHFTIGPYESYLPMIVCRDMLDSVKQDLNTSIIHEDMKLSIRKDSHPQLDGQEYFARVLPFYNGNRNSNVEDKQTWLYWEVAIGTEPGWENGLTVKYYPKQKHATFLKTFSLVVTPKSFEKLALLVKHNRLYAVRGDEETLLVNQVVPRRVGVYIDCEKCQVVYCNADNMSLIHTMWCGNK; encoded by the exons ATGGCTTCGAAAATGTCTTCACACCTTACGTGTCCAGTGTGTCTGTGCCTCTTCAACGATCCAACAGTTTTGCCATGCGAGCATACGTTCTGCCGCCTGTGTATTTTGAGTTGTTTGGAATCAGGTGCTACCAGATGCCCGGAATGCAGACAAAACTTTACAAAACAGGACCTGAAAGGAAACCGAGCTCTGAGAAACCTTGTGGATGATGTACAGCAAGAACAAAAGAAGAATGAAGTGAAGAAACAGCAACATAATGCAAAGAATACGCATGCGGTGCTGTGCTCTGAGCACGAGGAACCGCTCAAACTGTTCTGTGAGGATGATCAGAAATTGGTTTGCCTCATTTGCAGAGAGGGAGAAAAACACAGTGGACACAGTTTCAAGCCTGTTAAAGAGGCTGTGGCGGCCTATGAG aATGTGGCGATACAAGCATTGAGCTTCATTCACgatgaaaacaaacaagtgGGTGAAATGATCTTTTATCAGATGAATGAAATCACAAAATCCAAG GAAAGAGGCAACAATCTTGAGGAAAGAATACATGCGCAGTTTAAGAAAATGCATGACTTCTTGAGGGAAAAGGAGGAAATAATGATAAAGCTACTACAGAGAGAATCAGACAGTGCAGAGGTCACAATGAAGCAAAACGCATCACTCCTGGGAGACTTGCAAATAAATGGAAACCAAGTGATGTCTTGTTTGGAGTCAGGACTAAAGTGTACCCAACCTGAGACGTTTTTACAG TGGTGGAGTGAAGAAGGTTCCGATGTTGTCAAAAACATCACTGCCACCGACAACAAAGACATCACACCTTTCTTCCAGGCCCA ATTTAGGTCAAGACTTTATGGTAATCATGTGATTTCTGACCACTTCACTATTGGCCCTTATGAAAGTTATCTGCCAATGATTGTTTGCAGAGACATGCTAGATTCAGTTAAACAAG ACCTGAATACATCTATAATACACGAAGACATGAAACTGTCTATCAGAAAAGACAGCCACCCGCAGCTAGACGGGCAGGAGTACTTTGCAAGAGTTCTGCCGTTTTACAATGGTAATAGAAACAGTAATGTGGAAGACAAGCAAACTTGGTTGTACTGGGAAGTTGCCATAGGAACCGAACCAGGATGGGAAAACGGGCTTACAGTAAAATACTATCCAAAGCAGAAGCATGCCACTTTCTTGAAGACTTTTTCACTAGTAGTAACCCCTAAAAGCTTTGAGAAATTAGCTCTTTTAGTAAAACATAACAGACTATATGCTGTAAGAGGTGATGAAGAAACCTTACTTGTCAACCAGGTTGTTCCTAGAAGAGTTGGAGTTTATATAGACTGTGAGAAATGTCAGGTCGTGTATTGCAATGCAGACAATATGTCTCTCATTCACACAATGTGGTGTGGAAATAAATGA
- the LOC130432808 gene encoding E3 ubiquitin-protein ligase TRIM62-like isoform X1, whose protein sequence is MDSPLSFQIKCSVCLSDFTDPVTLTCEHYFCRKCITGHMQASLGPTACPECNKPYSKDDLKSSRLLRNITSTVREHLSARRKADNTENPESKNVREPLKPSEAELVCSEHDEKLKLFCDTDQKLVCVICRDGDKHKGHMFKPLKEAAEINKGEVKTALGFLAKENRQMDYMIQQQTTLITKTEHRWYIRFFTTMTKNHSIKTKEKSKTLLAQISAQFEEMHQFLRQKEDEVKKQLQKQENKITEFMQKNRSVIDRRFMESKGKEFLLQSGLKIEQLDLFLQWWNEKGFPVIEGMKNKGSVTPEVIKYTSKVKDLTVVPDTFFLGLCETHLQFFVWKEMLGSIKPVPGILTLKNPGDSYLKVSPGGTRIRQADRMSALYKDFNPGTVSVENFKSGQHYWEVEVGEKPDWTVGIMMGEVNLKTKSAESEIQLHLKHNEGFVLSCDGRDTPLSTRDKPRKIGLYLDCERKQISFYNADNMSRMAQRNYSSKQPCCVSLVPGLYLKGENSDSLNVCIYGANTTKL, encoded by the exons ATGGATTCACCTCTGTCTTTTCAGATAAAATGTTCAGTGTGTTTGAGCGATTTTACAGATCCAGTGACTCTCACTTGTGAGCACTACTTTTGCCGAAAATGCATTACAGGCCACATGCAGGCCAGCTTGGGACCTACTGCTTGTCCAGAATGCAATAAGCCTTACAGCAAAGACGACCTGAAATCCAGCCGTCTACTGAGGAACATCACCTCGACAGTGAGAGAGCACCTTTCTGCTAGGCGTAAAGCAGATAATACAGAAAACCCTGAATCTAAAAATGTCAGAGAACCCTTAAAGCCTTCTGAAGCAGAGCTGGTATGttcagagcatgatgagaaacTCAAACTGTTCTGTGACACGGATCAGAAGCTGGTATGTGTCATCTGCAGAGATGGAGACAAACATAAAGGTCATATGTTTAAACCTTTGAAAGAGGCTGCTGAGATCAACaag GGGGAGGTAAAGACTGCTTTGGGTTTTCTTGCTAAAGAGAACAGACAGATGGATTACATGATACAGCAACAGACAACACTGATCACCAAAACTGAG CACAGGTGGTACATCAGGTTTTTCACAACAATgacaaagaaccattcaatcAAGACAAAG GAGAAATCCAAAACCCTATTAGCTCAGATCTCTGCTCAGTTTGAAGAAATGCACCAGTTCCTGCGCCAAAAAGAGGATGAGGTGAAGAAACAGTTGCAAAAACAGGAGAATAAAATTACTGAATTCATGCAGAAGAACCGGTCAGTGATAGACAGAAGATTTATGGAGAGTAAAGGGAAGGAGTTTCTGCTGCAGTCTGGGCTGAAGATTGAACAACTCGATCTTTTTTTACAG tggTGGAATGAAAAAGGATTTCCAGTGATTGAGGGCATGAAGAACAAAGGGAGTGTGACACCAGAAGTTATCAA ATATACATCTAAGGTGAAAGATCTTACTGTGGTCCCAGACACTTTCTTCCTTGGCCTGTGTGAAACTCACCTGCAGTTTTTTGTGTGGAAAGAGATGCTCGGATCCATCAAACCAG TTCCTGGGATTTTAACTTTGAAAAATCCTGGAGATTCTTACTTAAAAGTTTCACCAGGGGGCACCAGAATCCGTCAAGCTGACAGAATGTCTGCTTTGTATAAAGACTTCAACCCTGGTACTGTTTCAGTGGAAAACTTCAAATCCGGTCAGCACTACTGGGAGGTAGAGGTTGGGGAGAAACCAGACTGGACAGTGGGGATTATGATGGGTGAAGTCAATCTGAAAACAAAGTCAGCTGAGAGTGAGATCCAACTCCACCTTAAACATAATGAAGGATTTGTCCTGTCTTGTGATGGACGGGATACTCCATTAAGTACTCGGGACAAACCAAGAAAAATAGGCTTGTATCTTGACTGTGAGAGAAAGCAGATATCTTTCTACAATGCTGACAACATGTCTAGAATGGCCCAGAGAAACTACAGCTCAAAGCAGCCCTGCTGTGTTAGTCTGGTGCCAGGACTGTACCTAAAGGGAGAGAACAGTGACTCTCTCAATGTATGCATATATGGTGCTAACACCACCAAGCTCTAA
- the LOC130433371 gene encoding zinc-binding protein A33-like: MASKMSSHLTCPVCLCLFNDPAVLPCEHTFCRLCILSCLESGATRCPECRQNFTKQDLKGNRALRNLVDDVQQEQKKNEVKKQQHNAKNTHAVLCSEHEEPLKLFCEDDQKLVCLICREGEKHSGHSFKPVKEAVAAYENVAIQALSFIHDENKQMIQIYQSPPKIQRPRLLQMHQKLKTVRLLCHYTE, encoded by the exons ATGGCTTCGAAAATGTCTTCACACCTTACGTGTCCAGTGTGTCTGTGCCTCTTCAACGATCCAGCAGTTTTGCCATGCGAGCATACGTTCTGCCGCCTGTGTATTTTGAGTTGTTTGGAATCAGGTGCTACCAGATGCCCGGAATGCAGACAAAACTTTACAAAACAGGACCTGAAAGGAAACCGAGCTCTGAGAAACCTTGTGGATGATGTACAGCAAGAACAAAAGAAGAATGAAGTGAAGAAACAGCAACATAATGCAAAGAATACGCATGCGGTGCTGTGCTCTGAGCACGAGGAACCGCTCAAACTGTTCTGTGAGGATGATCAGAAATTGGTTTGCCTCATTTGCAGAGAGGGAGAAAAACACAGTGGACACAGTTTCAAGCCTGTTAAAGAGGCTGTGGCGGCCTATGAG aATGTGGCGATACAAGCATTGAGCTTCATTCACgatgaaaacaaacaa ATGATACAAATTTACCAGTCACCACCTAAAATCCAGAGACCCCGTCTACTACAAATGCATCAGAAACTGAAGACAGTAAGACTTCTGTGTCATTATACAGAG TGA
- the LOC130433545 gene encoding uncharacterized protein LOC130433545 isoform X2, with the protein MAGICQMCFLGQVILSSFLTGTTGNRDVFSSSGEDVSLPCDNALSGCTSTVWNYNQNIRSSAVELFAKGKKKNNIKRHERLSLGSDCSLNIYKTSEEDHGMYTCQQFVYDTPYGTDKSVSLHVLHVSSTQNEMRSGSSVTLSCQLFSHENSCDTLFRTEGFQLVWVNQAGVNLHKDFRYQILLPGQCISTLTTKLLNEDNNTEWRCLLKMRKETKTTASYTVRFTGSNTVIPVTTINKATTNASETEGSKICVSLYRVIVVIVQISVFAAPTVIFLQIICARRA; encoded by the exons ATGGCTGGTATCTGTCAAATGTGTTTCCTGGGACAAGTGATTCTCTCTTCTTTTCTTACAG GTACGACTGGAAACAGGGATGTGTTCAGTAGTTCAGGTGAAGATGTCTCTCTGCCCTGCGATAATGCTTTATCTGGCTGCACCTCAACTGTATGGAACTACAACCAAAATATCAGATCAAGTGCAGTAGAACTGTTTGCTAAAGGAAAAAAGAAGAATAACATAAAGAGACATGAGAGACTGAGTCTGGGGTCTGACTGCTCTCTGAACATCTATAAAACATCAGAAGAAGATCATGGAATGTACACCTGCCAACAATTTGTGTATGATACGCCATATGGAACTGATAAAAGTGTTTCactacatgttcttcatg tctCATCCACACAGAATGAGATGAGATCAGGCAGCTCTGTGACTCTCTCCTGTCAGTTGTTTTCACATGAAAACTCTTGTGATACTTTGTTTCGTACTGAAGGATTTCAGCTGGTTTGGGTGAATCAGGCTGGTGTTAATCTGCACAAAGACTTCAGATATCAGATATTGTTACCAGGACAGTGTATCAGCACTCTGACTACAAAACTTCTGAATGAAGACAACAACACAGAGTGGAGATGTCTGCTTAAAATGAGGAAAGAGACTAAGACCACAGCCAGTTATACTGTCAGGTTTACAG GTTCAAACACAGTGATTCCAGTCACAACCATAAACAAGGCAACAACAAACGCATCAGAAACTGAAGGCAGTAAGATTTGTGTGTCATTATACAGAG TGATTGTAGTGATTGTTCAGATCTCAGTATTTGCGGCTCCAACTGTGATTTTTCTCCAGATCATCTGTGCAAGAAGAGCTT GA